A single window of Anopheles moucheti chromosome 2, idAnoMoucSN_F20_07, whole genome shotgun sequence DNA harbors:
- the LOC128309881 gene encoding choline-phosphate cytidylyltransferase B-like, translating to MSRKRPRDSLSDMPGSANTSSTGRLTIDETVSITIDPNGELEDRLATQEQQQLSPQVQDVATAVSADGTADSMNGSSRRFSSIRIVDEGIEPGHADNFWPPNNDGAQNGHVNFAQTAAERPSSSDPASPPSLSSNGSSSVATSSGFASQQATSGVEHSPPVTICKQAPYSTELDAIRERERCDYSQKITYQMARSGTVPRMIRVYADGIYDLFHQGHARQLMQAKNVFPNVYLIVGVCNDKLTHSRKGRTVMNDEERYEAVRHCRYVDEIVRDAPWELDDEFIEKHKIDFVAHDEIPYSTDDCNDVYAKIKAKGMFVATERTEGVSTSDIVARIVKDYDIYVRRNLARGYTAKELNVSFLSEKKFRFQNKMVELKDKVRKGKDDFITKWEERSTDLIKTFLLMFGKERISMFLSDSKQRIRSALSPPGSPGSGSNHSLNDCEDDLESPDSMLDSPPSKRSNVFRNRHHLLSEEDDEEHALYGSRSPAPVLEDDEDDDDDDDEAYLDTRSRPSSNYNISLMAGGDGNGAGTTLNSSSSSGSRSYGNRNY from the exons ATGTCGCGCAAACGACCACGTGACAGTTTGAGTGATATGCCAGGCAGCGCtaacaccagcagcaccggTCGCTTGACAATCGATGAGACGGTTTCGATCACGATCGACCCAAACGGAGAGTTGGAAGATCGATTGGCCACGCAGGAGCAGCAACAGCTTTCGCCACAGGTACAGGATGTTGCTACGGCTGTGTCAGCTGATGGTACCGCTGATAGTATGaacggcagcagcaggcgTTTCAGCAGCATCCGAATCGTGGACGAAGGTATCGAACCAGGCCATGCCGATAATTTCTGGCCGCCAAACAATGACGGTGCGCAGAATGGACATGTGAATTTCGCCCAAACAGCAGCGGAACGTCCCAGTTCGTCCGATCCGGCGTCGCCTCCATCACTTTCGTCGAATGGTTCATCTTCCGTGGCCACATCATCCGGATTCGCCAGCCAACAGGCAACGAGCGGAGTCGAGCATAGCCCACCGGTG ACCATCTGCAAACAGGCACCATACTCCACAGAATTGGACGCTATAAGGGAGCGTGAGCGATGCGATTATTCACAGAAAATAACCTACCAGATGGCCCGTTCAGGAACTGTGCCACGTATGATTCGAGTGTACGCAGACGGTATTTATGACCTTTTCCACCAGGGACATGCGAGACAGCTGATGCAG gccAAAAACGTCTTTCCCAACGTGTACCTGATCGTTGGAGTTTGCAACGATAAACTGACCCACAGCCGGAAGGGTCGAACGGTGATGAACGATGAGGAGCGTTACGAAGCGGTTCGACACTGTCGCTACGTTGATGAG ATTGTGCGAGATGCTCCCTGGGAGTTGGATGATGAGTTTATAGAGAAgcataaaattgattttgtgGCCCACGATGAAATACCGTACAGCACGGACGATTGCAATGATGTGTATGCAAAGATCAAGGCCAAAGGCATGTTTGTGGCCACCGAACGAACGGAAGGTGTGTCTACATCGGACATTGTGGCACGGATCGTGAAGGATTACGATATTTATGTGCGTCGCAATCTGGCCCGTGGATACACAGCCAAGGAGCTGAACGTGTCGTTCCTGTCGGAGAAAAAGTTCCGCTTCCAGAACAAAATGGTCGAACTAAAGGATAAGGTGCGAAAGGGCAAGGACGATTTCATTACCAAATGGGAAGAACGATCGACCGATCTGATTAAAACGTTCCTGCTGATGTTTGGCAAAGAGCGAATCTCAATGTTTTTGTCCGACTCGAAGCAACGCATCCGTTCGGCCCTCAGTCCTCCGGGTAGTCCGGGCAGTGGCAGCAATCACAGCTTGAACGATTGTGAAGATGATTTGGAAAGTCCCGATTCCATGCTCGATTCGCCTCCGAGTAAGCGCTCGAATGTGTTCAGAAATCGCCACCATCTGCTTTCCGAGGAGGATGACGAGGAACACGCTTTGTATGGATCACGTTCACCAGCGCCAGTGCTTGAAGACGAcgaagatgacgatgacgacgatgatgaggcGTATCTGGACACACGCTCGAGGCCATCATCCAATTACAACATTTCTCTTATGGCTGGCGGTGACGGGAATGGTGCCGGCACCACGCTcaatagcagtagtagtagcggAAGTCGAAGCTATGGCAATCGTAACTACTAA